The Hymenobacter sp. DG01 genome has a segment encoding these proteins:
- a CDS encoding tRNA1(Val) (adenine(37)-N6)-methyltransferase has translation MPNSYFQFKQFRVEQGACAMKVSTDACVLGAVAAVTDVSRILDIGSGTGLLALMAAQRNPRACIEAVELDAAAAAQAAENFRLSPWSARLVLHAQPLAAFAATRPAPFDCIICNPPFFRNSLRSPHAGRTTARHTAPESLTFTELARFAADFLTPAGQLTVLLPPPEMLYFEREAAAAGLYPTTRLVVHHRPGSKALRHITGFGRQPGVVREQLLFLHEGNEAAYSDPFRELLGPFYLAL, from the coding sequence ATGCCCAACTCCTACTTCCAGTTCAAGCAGTTTCGGGTGGAGCAGGGCGCGTGTGCCATGAAGGTGAGCACCGACGCCTGCGTGCTGGGCGCTGTGGCAGCCGTAACAGATGTCAGCCGTATTCTGGATATTGGCTCCGGTACCGGCCTGCTGGCCCTGATGGCGGCGCAACGTAATCCGAGGGCCTGCATTGAGGCGGTGGAGCTGGATGCCGCGGCGGCAGCCCAGGCCGCCGAAAACTTCCGGCTGAGCCCCTGGAGCGCGCGCCTGGTACTGCACGCGCAGCCGCTGGCCGCGTTTGCCGCCACCCGGCCCGCGCCCTTCGACTGCATTATCTGTAACCCGCCGTTCTTTCGCAATTCGCTGCGCTCCCCCCACGCCGGCCGCACCACCGCCCGCCATACCGCCCCCGAGTCGCTTACCTTCACTGAGCTGGCCCGCTTCGCCGCCGATTTCCTGACGCCGGCCGGGCAGCTCACCGTGCTGCTACCCCCGCCCGAAATGCTTTACTTCGAGCGGGAAGCCGCCGCGGCCGGCCTCTACCCCACTACCCGCCTGGTGGTACATCATCGGCCGGGTAGCAAGGCCCTGCGCCACATTACCGGCTTTGGCCGCCAGCCGGGGGTAGTGCGGGAGCAGCTGCTTTTTTTGCACGAAGGAAATGAGGCAGCCTACTCCGATCCGTTCAGGGAGTTGCTGGGTCCCTTTTATCTGGCCCTGTAA
- a CDS encoding ABC transporter ATP-binding protein, whose protein sequence is MLEIRGLRKSFGPQTVLHHIDLALRPGTLHGLVGANGAGKTTLLHCLYGLHTDYTGTIQETGGRPIRQHTGLLSYEPYFYPRITGREYVEFCLQARGRPVPDLAGWNYLLELPLDQYAEQYSAGMKKKLALLALLVQDFRYLILDEPFNGLDLSTNLLVMEVLRRLRGQGVGILLTSHLLGSLTELCDEITVLAEGRVLRHYPATHFGQLQADLLDTLHQQKLAHLRQLLPDGAGA, encoded by the coding sequence ATGCTTGAAATTCGTGGCCTGCGTAAAAGCTTCGGCCCCCAAACCGTTCTGCATCACATTGACTTGGCCCTGCGGCCCGGTACCCTGCACGGGTTGGTAGGCGCCAACGGGGCCGGCAAAACTACCTTGCTGCACTGCCTCTACGGCCTGCATACTGATTACACGGGCACCATACAGGAAACCGGCGGCCGGCCCATCCGCCAGCACACGGGCCTGCTGTCCTACGAGCCCTACTTCTATCCGCGCATCACGGGGCGCGAGTACGTGGAGTTTTGCCTGCAGGCCCGCGGCCGGCCGGTGCCCGATCTGGCGGGCTGGAACTACCTGCTGGAGTTGCCCCTGGATCAGTACGCCGAGCAGTATTCGGCGGGCATGAAAAAGAAACTGGCCTTGCTGGCACTGCTGGTGCAGGATTTTCGCTACCTCATCCTCGACGAGCCCTTCAACGGCCTGGATTTAAGCACGAATTTGCTGGTAATGGAAGTATTGCGCCGCCTGCGGGGGCAGGGGGTAGGCATCTTGCTTACCTCACACCTGCTGGGTTCCCTTACGGAGCTATGCGACGAAATAACCGTGCTGGCCGAGGGCCGGGTACTGCGCCACTACCCCGCTACCCACTTCGGACAGCTACAAGCCGACCTGCTCGATACTTTGCACCAACAAAAACTCGCTCACCTGCGGCAGTTGCTGCCTGATGGCGCCGGCGCCTAA